In Balneolales bacterium ANBcel1, the following proteins share a genomic window:
- a CDS encoding efflux RND transporter permease subunit, with protein sequence MSITERSVARPVTTMMVFLIVITLGTLGFRYLPIDLLPPIEYPQLTVAVFYSNVGPEEMEQLVTEQVENSLAGIANVERLTSRSSEGSSWVTLNFSQGTNIDEATNDVRASLDRLRNNLPEDADPPRIWKFDPNDAPIVIVGARSARELSELTRILERDVTKNFEQIPGVGAIDIWGGIYREIQIDLIRERLISSELTAADVVQAIGRENITLPGGNVKDGLSDLYVRSLGEYERVEDIAQTVITIVDGAPIRIGDVANVREGYQDIWRYIEIDEQPTIRFGIRKQTGANTVAVAEGIRSEVDRINRTRSDLELRIITDQSDFIQSSIDNVRNAALWGGILAIIVLFAFLRNGSTTLIIGISIPISIIATFALLYFGGLTLNQMSFGGLALGVGLIVDNAIVVLENIVRQRQNGKSRKQSALIGTRQVSGAIVAATLTTSVIFLPVVFMQTITGLLFQELAIVVVFALLCSLVVALTLVPMMSSKILSVQPDDPDPDKRSRYQRMFEKLENGYAHMLERVLQRKLIVFGGVLVLFGLAVFGFRTIPYELTPQVDADEVRVRMTMADGTNIAVIHQYLEELDQIVQSVVPQDEVVYYSKDVRNGNGRIDITLRPPDQRRIASADIADELREKLHGVIPGADIRVSARSGLWVLRRVFGGGGGGGDDDGGESLQIQLRGNNLEQAAQLSRELITVLERLPGVTDVETDRGEGNPQQDIRFDRERISRLGIGVSDVARAIQTNIGGTQAGVFRVDAEEWPITVRLRPEDRLSALDLDNISIRSANGTILPVSSVASQEYTRMPENINRVNNQRVTYITANLESGVALGDAVARMEEALAEFPMPDGFSVYFGGEYEEQQQAQRDFTLSIIMALVLIYMVMAAQFERFIDPLIVMFSVPLALIGVVPALLLTGTTLNMQSFMGMVMLIGIVVNNAIVLVDYINLMRREQDLPLYRAVVEAGKLRLRPIMMTTLTTILAMVPLSLGTGAGGEIQASLARVVIGGLAVSSLITLVFIPVVYVSVTSAFDRLRSWLGSWKSEQEADPAAATSLPD encoded by the coding sequence ATGTCCATAACCGAACGTTCTGTCGCCAGGCCGGTAACCACGATGATGGTCTTTTTGATCGTCATCACCCTCGGCACCCTCGGTTTCCGCTACCTGCCCATCGACCTTCTCCCCCCTATTGAATACCCGCAGCTCACGGTCGCGGTATTCTACAGCAACGTGGGTCCGGAGGAGATGGAACAGCTGGTCACCGAACAGGTCGAAAACTCCCTGGCCGGCATCGCCAACGTCGAACGATTGACTTCGCGCTCGTCGGAAGGCAGCAGCTGGGTAACACTCAACTTCTCCCAGGGCACCAATATCGACGAGGCCACCAACGATGTGCGCGCATCCCTGGACCGCCTGCGCAACAACCTGCCGGAGGACGCCGACCCGCCGCGGATCTGGAAATTCGACCCGAACGATGCCCCGATTGTGATTGTAGGCGCCCGGTCGGCGCGCGAACTCTCGGAACTGACGCGCATCCTGGAACGGGACGTCACCAAGAATTTTGAACAGATTCCCGGAGTGGGTGCCATCGATATCTGGGGCGGTATTTACCGCGAGATACAGATCGACCTGATCCGCGAACGGCTGATCTCCAGCGAACTGACCGCCGCCGATGTGGTCCAGGCCATCGGCCGCGAAAACATAACCCTGCCCGGCGGCAACGTGAAAGACGGACTGAGCGATCTCTACGTGCGATCGCTTGGAGAGTACGAACGTGTCGAGGACATAGCGCAGACCGTGATTACAATCGTCGACGGCGCACCGATTCGTATCGGCGATGTGGCCAATGTCCGCGAAGGGTACCAGGATATCTGGCGCTATATCGAAATCGACGAGCAGCCGACCATCCGTTTCGGCATACGGAAACAGACCGGCGCCAATACGGTGGCCGTGGCGGAGGGCATCCGGAGCGAGGTGGACCGCATCAACCGGACACGCTCCGACCTTGAGCTCCGCATCATCACCGATCAAAGCGATTTCATCCAGTCGTCGATCGACAACGTGCGGAACGCCGCGCTTTGGGGCGGCATCCTGGCGATCATAGTGCTTTTTGCCTTCCTCCGGAACGGCTCGACCACCCTCATCATCGGCATCTCCATCCCCATCTCCATAATCGCCACCTTCGCACTGCTCTATTTCGGCGGACTCACGCTCAACCAGATGAGTTTCGGCGGATTGGCCCTCGGCGTCGGACTGATTGTCGACAACGCCATCGTGGTGCTGGAGAACATTGTCCGGCAGCGGCAAAACGGAAAATCCCGCAAACAAAGCGCGCTGATCGGTACCCGGCAGGTATCCGGAGCGATTGTCGCGGCCACGCTTACCACCTCTGTCATCTTCCTGCCGGTCGTTTTCATGCAGACCATCACCGGACTGCTGTTCCAGGAGCTGGCAATCGTCGTGGTGTTCGCGCTGCTCTGCTCCCTGGTTGTCGCCCTCACCCTGGTGCCCATGATGAGCAGCAAGATTCTGTCGGTCCAGCCGGACGATCCGGATCCCGACAAGCGGTCACGCTATCAGCGCATGTTTGAGAAGCTGGAAAACGGCTATGCCCACATGCTGGAGCGGGTACTGCAGCGAAAGCTGATTGTCTTTGGCGGGGTGCTGGTGCTTTTTGGTCTGGCTGTTTTCGGCTTCCGGACCATCCCCTACGAACTCACCCCCCAGGTGGACGCCGACGAGGTGCGCGTGCGAATGACCATGGCCGATGGAACCAATATCGCCGTCATCCACCAGTATCTTGAGGAACTGGACCAGATCGTGCAGTCGGTGGTTCCGCAGGATGAGGTGGTCTATTATTCCAAGGATGTGCGCAACGGCAATGGCCGCATTGACATAACCCTCCGTCCGCCCGACCAGCGGAGAATCGCCAGTGCCGATATCGCCGACGAACTGCGTGAAAAACTGCACGGGGTGATCCCGGGAGCGGACATCCGGGTTTCGGCCCGCTCGGGCCTGTGGGTGCTGCGCCGGGTGTTCGGCGGTGGCGGTGGCGGCGGAGACGACGACGGCGGCGAATCGCTACAAATTCAGCTGCGCGGCAACAACCTGGAGCAGGCGGCCCAGCTTTCCCGTGAATTGATAACCGTTCTGGAACGGCTGCCCGGCGTTACCGATGTCGAAACCGACCGTGGCGAAGGCAATCCGCAGCAGGACATCCGGTTCGATCGGGAGCGGATCTCCCGTCTGGGGATCGGAGTCAGTGATGTCGCCCGTGCCATTCAGACCAACATCGGCGGTACCCAGGCCGGCGTGTTCCGGGTGGATGCCGAGGAGTGGCCCATAACGGTGCGGCTGCGGCCTGAAGACCGGCTCTCCGCGCTGGATCTCGACAATATCTCCATCCGCAGCGCCAACGGTACCATCCTGCCGGTCTCGTCGGTGGCCAGTCAGGAGTACACCCGCATGCCGGAGAATATCAACCGGGTGAACAACCAGCGGGTCACCTACATCACCGCAAACCTGGAGAGCGGGGTAGCCCTGGGCGACGCGGTGGCCAGGATGGAAGAAGCTCTGGCGGAATTCCCGATGCCGGACGGTTTTTCGGTCTATTTCGGCGGCGAGTACGAGGAACAGCAGCAGGCGCAGCGCGACTTCACCCTCTCCATTATTATGGCTCTGGTTTTGATCTACATGGTGATGGCAGCGCAATTCGAGCGGTTCATTGATCCGCTGATTGTCATGTTTTCGGTGCCGCTGGCACTTATCGGGGTTGTTCCCGCACTCCTGCTCACCGGCACCACCCTCAACATGCAGAGCTTCATGGGAATGGTGATGCTGATCGGCATTGTGGTCAACAACGCGATCGTTCTGGTCGACTACATCAACCTGATGAGGCGCGAGCAAGACCTCCCGCTCTACCGGGCGGTCGTCGAAGCGGGCAAACTGCGCCTGAGGCCCATCATGATGACCACCCTTACCACCATTCTGGCCATGGTTCCCCTGTCGCTGGGTACCGGTGCCGGAGGCGAAATCCAGGCATCCCTGGCCCGCGTGGTGATCGGCGGCCTCGCCGTATCGTCCCTCATCACCCTTGTATTCATTCCGGTGGTGTATGTATCGGTGACTTCCGCCTTCGACCGACTGCGCAGCTGGCTCGGTTCCTGGAAAAGCGAGCAAGAGGCCGATCCCGCCGCCGCGACATCCCTGCCCGATTGA
- a CDS encoding carbohydrate kinase — MKKPIIAGIGEVLWDVFPEYKRAGGAPANVSFHATMLGNRGVPVSRVGNDEDGTELLNVLKSCGLDTTFIQEDDRVPTGTVEVTMTNGEASYDIPEGVAWDRLSLTSELQDLAREADAVCFGTLAQRNDVTRRTIREFINLTSGDCLKIADINLRAPHYSEKVILETLEMADVVKLNQDEWSHIGEMFGVTDLKSWLFNEKGVRILCLTKGREGAELMTPEQHLVEPIHPVENSSGDSVGVGDAFTASLTHHLLRNSPLDVSLSVANKYAAQVSARKGAMPELPSAIINSLT, encoded by the coding sequence ATGAAAAAACCGATCATCGCAGGAATAGGGGAAGTGTTATGGGATGTGTTTCCGGAGTACAAACGGGCCGGCGGCGCTCCCGCTAACGTGTCGTTTCATGCGACCATGCTCGGCAACCGCGGGGTTCCCGTGAGCCGCGTCGGCAACGATGAGGACGGAACCGAGCTGCTCAATGTTTTAAAATCCTGCGGACTCGACACCACATTTATTCAGGAAGATGACCGGGTGCCCACGGGAACGGTGGAGGTCACCATGACCAACGGCGAAGCCTCCTACGATATTCCAGAAGGCGTGGCATGGGATCGTCTGTCGCTTACCTCTGAGCTTCAGGATCTGGCCCGCGAAGCGGATGCCGTCTGTTTCGGAACACTCGCCCAAAGAAACGATGTCACCCGGCGGACCATCCGTGAGTTTATCAACCTGACCTCCGGCGACTGCCTCAAAATCGCCGACATCAATCTTCGTGCACCCCACTATTCCGAAAAAGTGATTCTGGAAACACTGGAAATGGCCGATGTGGTGAAACTGAATCAGGACGAATGGAGCCATATCGGGGAGATGTTCGGGGTAACGGACCTGAAAAGCTGGCTGTTCAACGAGAAAGGGGTTCGCATTCTCTGCCTGACCAAGGGCAGGGAGGGAGCGGAGCTGATGACTCCCGAACAGCATCTGGTGGAGCCCATCCATCCGGTAGAAAATTCCAGCGGCGACTCCGTTGGCGTCGGAGATGCATTTACCGCTTCCCTTACTCATCATTTATTGCGAAATTCCCCGTTGGATGTCAGCCTGTCGGTCGCCAACAAGTACGCCGCCCAGGTTTCCGCTCGAAAAGGGGCCATGCCCGAGCTTCCATCCGCCATCATCAATTCCCTAACCTGA
- a CDS encoding alpha-amylase family glycosyl hydrolase codes for MALKTWNPRSVSQYIPLTISREAWKAGDKRALMKRDILNRYEQHYHRYPYLKNRIRKNFDDFWRFYTTIYGDGYEQQHWIIRLFNSILQGLQDRKKDMRELDLEREKNPLWFQSEELVGGVLYVDLFAGDLKKLRDKIPYLKELGINFLHLMPLLRPRDGLNDGGYAVQNYRDVDRRLGTYDDLRKTSRMLHNEGINLVLDFVMNHTAKEHGWAQAAMSGHPRYQKFYHMFDDRSIPDMYEQHLIEVFPDFAPGNFSYYPQIDKWVWTTFYEFQWDLNYANPDVFHAMFDEMVHLINTGADCLRLDAVPYLWKKLGTHCQNQDEAHHLLQAYRALLRIISPGVLFKAEAIVGPEEIVRYLGINGFEGKECDLAYNATLMSHVWHALASENTHLLRTALKSLPRAPKNTSWVNYMRCHDDIGWGISDEFAGAVQQNGHDTRMFCTDFYTGKLAGSYAEGYAFQRDYYSGEARVSGTMASLSGLQKAMVEAEDLGIDDAVKRIMLINNIIFSWKGIPLIYMGDEIGQTNEYRYLSNPLKMRDNRWVHRPAMDWDKVELRNMPGTIEHRLFNEFRKLVDSRKKTRAIHGSSSDHLLILDIDSVFCFERHCGDDSVLFLSNFSREPVHIPTSILPDEWKRRVYYDRFSGRTLHFSFDEIVMEPYGFYWLAPTDLQPAIEAENTIIDVLVETVMGEQVYLVGNIPELGAWNPDKAIGPLDPSSYPTWEIQLKLPANTYFEFQWIKKRNGSILEWAPDKYWMKSGDEISYI; via the coding sequence ATGGCATTAAAAACCTGGAATCCCAGATCGGTCTCGCAGTATATTCCGCTCACTATCTCACGGGAAGCGTGGAAAGCGGGCGACAAGCGGGCGCTCATGAAACGGGATATCCTGAATCGATACGAACAGCATTACCATCGCTATCCGTATTTGAAGAACCGAATCCGGAAAAACTTCGACGATTTCTGGCGGTTTTACACCACGATCTACGGTGACGGCTACGAGCAGCAGCACTGGATAATCCGCCTGTTCAATTCCATCCTTCAGGGTCTGCAGGACCGGAAGAAGGACATGCGGGAGCTCGATCTGGAGCGTGAAAAGAATCCGCTCTGGTTTCAAAGCGAAGAGCTGGTGGGCGGTGTGTTGTATGTCGACCTGTTTGCCGGCGACCTGAAAAAACTGCGCGACAAGATCCCCTACCTCAAGGAGCTGGGCATCAACTTTCTGCATCTGATGCCCCTTCTCAGGCCGCGGGACGGCCTCAATGACGGCGGGTATGCCGTGCAAAATTACCGCGATGTGGACCGCCGCCTCGGAACCTACGACGACCTGCGCAAAACATCACGCATGCTGCATAACGAGGGCATCAACCTGGTGCTGGATTTCGTGATGAACCACACCGCCAAGGAACACGGCTGGGCCCAGGCGGCCATGAGCGGCCACCCCCGCTATCAGAAGTTCTACCACATGTTCGACGACCGGAGCATACCCGACATGTACGAACAGCACCTGATCGAGGTGTTCCCCGATTTCGCACCCGGCAACTTCAGTTATTACCCGCAGATCGACAAATGGGTGTGGACCACGTTCTATGAGTTTCAGTGGGATCTGAACTACGCCAATCCCGACGTGTTTCACGCCATGTTTGATGAGATGGTGCACCTGATCAACACCGGAGCCGACTGCCTGAGGCTGGACGCGGTCCCCTATCTGTGGAAAAAGCTGGGCACGCACTGCCAGAACCAGGACGAAGCGCACCATCTGCTGCAGGCCTACCGCGCACTGCTCCGCATCATCTCTCCGGGAGTATTATTTAAAGCGGAGGCGATTGTGGGTCCGGAGGAAATCGTTCGCTATCTGGGCATCAACGGATTCGAAGGCAAAGAGTGCGACCTTGCCTACAACGCCACGCTGATGTCGCATGTCTGGCATGCGCTGGCATCCGAAAACACCCATCTGCTGCGCACTGCGCTCAAAAGCCTGCCACGGGCCCCGAAAAACACCTCCTGGGTCAATTATATGCGGTGCCATGACGATATCGGGTGGGGGATTTCGGATGAATTCGCGGGCGCGGTCCAACAGAACGGACACGACACCCGTATGTTCTGCACCGATTTCTACACGGGCAAGCTGGCCGGCAGCTACGCCGAAGGGTACGCCTTTCAGCGTGATTACTACTCCGGTGAAGCCCGGGTATCGGGTACCATGGCGTCGCTCTCCGGGCTGCAGAAGGCCATGGTCGAGGCCGAAGACCTTGGGATCGACGATGCCGTAAAGCGCATTATGCTCATCAACAATATTATCTTCAGCTGGAAGGGCATCCCCCTGATTTACATGGGCGATGAGATCGGACAGACCAACGAGTACCGCTATCTCTCCAACCCTCTGAAGATGCGAGACAACCGCTGGGTTCATCGTCCGGCTATGGACTGGGACAAGGTCGAGCTGCGCAACATGCCCGGCACCATCGAACACCGCCTGTTCAATGAGTTTCGCAAACTGGTCGATTCGCGGAAGAAAACCAGAGCCATCCACGGCTCGTCATCCGACCATCTGCTGATCCTGGATATCGACTCTGTGTTTTGCTTTGAACGGCATTGCGGTGACGACAGCGTGCTTTTTCTCTCCAACTTCTCCAGGGAGCCCGTGCACATCCCGACCTCCATCCTTCCGGACGAGTGGAAACGCCGGGTGTATTATGATCGCTTCTCGGGTCGCACGCTCCATTTCAGCTTTGATGAAATCGTCATGGAGCCGTATGGCTTTTACTGGCTGGCGCCCACCGACCTTCAGCCCGCCATCGAAGCCGAGAACACTATTATAGATGTACTGGTGGAAACGGTTATGGGTGAGCAGGTGTATCTTGTTGGAAATATCCCTGAACTGGGCGCCTGGAATCCCGACAAGGCGATTGGTCCGCTCGACCCCTCCTCCTACCCCACCTGGGAGATACAGCTCAAACTCCCGGCAAACACCTATTTCGAATTTCAGTGGATCAAAAAGCGGAATGGAAGCATCCTGGAATGGGCTCCCGACAAATACTGGATGAAGAGCGGGGACGAAATTTCGTACATATAG
- a CDS encoding HAMP domain-containing sensor histidine kinase encodes MRNRILSGDLEFDRFFWEVDEETSPVYQLLRQMEELSCRHRKLKQESDARKSVLRLTTHDLMSPLNAIKGYLDLMKFCLNTNADLEQLAGYRSKIKSGVEDISSILQQVREMGKQDEYEDYIALDVDLNWVVRDVCDVMEGAALAKEHKLECIQTSQPVYVSADLSRLKRILFNLITNSIKYTSRGGEITVSVENNDAEARIIVADNGLGIPRESFKDIFRPDKKLHLCGTENESSSGLGLYISTHFAAQMNGRITLESEVEEGSRFSLHLPLSSSESSQNF; translated from the coding sequence ATGAGAAACAGGATCTTATCCGGGGATCTTGAGTTTGATCGGTTTTTTTGGGAAGTGGATGAGGAGACCTCGCCGGTATATCAATTGCTCCGCCAGATGGAGGAATTATCGTGCCGCCACCGCAAACTCAAGCAGGAGTCGGATGCCCGGAAAAGTGTACTCAGGCTTACTACTCACGATCTGATGTCGCCGCTCAATGCCATAAAGGGGTATCTCGATCTGATGAAGTTCTGCCTCAATACCAACGCCGATCTCGAACAGCTTGCCGGGTATCGGTCCAAGATCAAAAGCGGTGTCGAAGATATCTCCAGTATCTTGCAGCAGGTACGGGAAATGGGAAAACAGGATGAATACGAGGATTATATCGCACTGGATGTGGACCTCAACTGGGTGGTGCGTGATGTTTGTGATGTGATGGAGGGCGCGGCACTTGCAAAAGAGCACAAGCTTGAGTGCATCCAGACCAGCCAGCCGGTCTATGTTTCTGCCGACCTCTCCCGATTGAAACGAATTCTGTTCAACCTGATTACAAACTCCATCAAATATACCTCAAGGGGCGGAGAAATAACCGTCAGCGTGGAGAACAATGATGCCGAAGCCAGGATCATTGTAGCCGATAACGGATTGGGAATCCCCCGAGAGTCGTTCAAGGATATCTTCCGCCCGGATAAGAAACTGCATCTCTGTGGTACCGAAAACGAAAGCTCATCCGGTCTCGGGCTCTACATAAGCACTCACTTCGCCGCACAAATGAACGGACGCATCACCCTGGAAAGCGAAGTTGAAGAGGGCTCCCGTTTTTCGCTGCACCTGCCGCTTAGCAGCAGCGAATCCAGCCAGAACTTCTAA